CTAGAGAATTagttcataaaaaaattgaatctgttttattttttgcatTGTAAGAGATTTTtacattattaatattatacgACAACTATTTCTTTAATTGTCATTTGATTGAACAATTTTACAAGTTACTAGTACTAAAAGAGCCAAAACAGCATGTTCATTACCACTTGCCAAAAGAAAAGTACCAAACTGACAAACACGATATAGTAAGAGTTTACAAGATAAGGAACACAGCCTGCTAATTATTCATTGCAATTTGCCATAATTCTAACATAGTAACATAATTAACTGCTACAGAGTGAAGCCTAATACATAATTCTAATCCAACCCTCCATCCCTCTGAAAGAGAGCACAAAAAACAGCACACTACACTTCAAATGCTCACTAATAGCCAACTAAACAGATCCACGCAGCACTTCTCGTTGCAAGGTTTTGCCAAAAAAGATACTTGCTGGTTTTTACTTGTCTGTCAAAGACAAAACAGATAGCCAAAATCCTCCAACAGTTCTGCATAGTCACAAATGCAATATTAGTTTGTTATGATAACTGTAAGTTTAACTATAAGTTCAGGGAAAATATTTAAAAGTGAGAATACTTACATGTATCCATTAatcattttgatttcttttcttgcaaGTTCTGCTATTGTGACCGTGCTCCCCGCATTCATGACATGTTTTCCTTTTGACAACTGATTTATTAAGTGACACTTCAAGTCCACTCTTAAATCTGCCATTTTGAGTCATTTTTCCTCCATCCTTCTTTCTCCCCTTTGTTTGTGATACATGCGGGTTTCCAATAGTCAGTTGTGGTGGTTCACTCACTTGCTCAGATGAGCAAACTTGATTTACATTCTTCTCGCTTGACTCCAAAAGTGCTACTCCTTCACTTGTTTTCATTGCAGCAGCTGACTTATGAGTTTGCTTCATTTCTGAAATAATGAAATTGTATGCTTCCTCAGACTCTTCTGCTAGATCAGCTAAAAAACTTGCTTCTCGTTGCACATGCACCCTTCTTAAAATCTTTAATGTATCAGATTTTTCACCCAAATCATTATCATTATAAGTGTCTTCAAGACCTCTGTTAGCATCCTTAGTCCATCGTTCCATAATAAAATGACTAGGAATCTGAACAACTCCCTTTGCTTGGAAAATTACTAGTATGTGTCGGCACAATATCCCCATAAATTCATATAGTTCACAGCCACATTTAGCAATCTGTGAGTCTAAGTCTATATCAACAGTGAAAGTATCTCGA
This is a stretch of genomic DNA from Lotus japonicus ecotype B-129 chromosome 1, LjGifu_v1.2. It encodes these proteins:
- the LOC130731680 gene encoding protein FAR1-RELATED SEQUENCE 3-like; its protein translation is MGILCRHILVIFQAKGVVQIPSHFIMERWTKDANRGLEDTYNDNDLGEKSDTLKILRRVHVQREASFLADLAEESEEAYNFIISEMKQTHKSAAAMKTSEGVALLESSEKNVNQVCSSEQVSEPPQLTIGNPHVSQTKGRKKDGGKMTQNGRFKSGLEVSLNKSVVKRKTCHECGEHGHNSRTCKKRNQND